The Parabacteroides sp. AD58 genome includes a window with the following:
- a CDS encoding tetratricopeptide repeat protein, translated as MKRVLLTAALCMAFSASFAQKKAVSEAQSLAKGSNPNFAEARSMIKGALENAETKDQAKTWYVAGFIEDQEFSMERTKQMLGSQPNEPVMYTALANILPYLEKAYELDQLPNEKGKIKPKFTKDIKSILSANHVYYINGGAYYFDQKDYPKAYDFFQQYLEISDHPMFKDTPTAARDSNFMTVQFYAAVAATQLKDSQKAIAALERAKNTDYRQNDVYQYLCYEYEQAKDTVNLEKTLKEGMEKFPDEKYYMLSLINNYIYSNRNEQAIEYLNSAIQKDPNNAQLYDVMGRVYETGVKDYAKAEEYFKKAVELDGENPDILANLGRVYYNQGVNKLGEANSITDTQKYQEESAKAKALFEQAMPYFEKAHQMKPEERDYMTALRGIYYNLNMGDKFDAIEAEMNK; from the coding sequence ATGAAAAGAGTATTATTGACAGCAGCACTTTGTATGGCGTTTTCAGCTTCGTTTGCACAAAAGAAAGCTGTAAGTGAAGCACAGAGTTTGGCAAAGGGATCAAATCCTAATTTTGCAGAAGCCAGATCAATGATCAAAGGCGCTCTGGAAAATGCAGAAACGAAAGATCAGGCAAAGACATGGTACGTAGCTGGTTTCATCGAAGATCAGGAGTTCAGTATGGAAAGAACAAAACAAATGTTAGGTAGCCAGCCGAACGAACCGGTTATGTACACGGCTTTAGCAAACATTCTTCCGTACTTGGAAAAAGCTTATGAGTTGGATCAGCTTCCAAACGAAAAAGGAAAGATCAAACCGAAGTTCACAAAGGATATTAAGAGCATTTTAAGTGCTAACCATGTATATTACATCAACGGTGGTGCTTATTACTTCGATCAGAAAGATTATCCAAAAGCATATGATTTCTTCCAGCAGTATTTGGAAATCTCTGATCATCCAATGTTCAAAGATACTCCGACAGCTGCCCGCGATTCTAACTTCATGACTGTTCAGTTCTATGCAGCAGTAGCCGCTACTCAGTTGAAGGATTCACAGAAAGCAATTGCAGCTTTGGAACGTGCAAAGAATACAGACTATCGTCAGAACGATGTTTACCAGTATTTGTGCTATGAATACGAACAGGCTAAAGATACTGTCAACCTGGAAAAGACTTTGAAAGAAGGTATGGAAAAATTCCCGGATGAAAAGTATTATATGCTGAGCTTGATCAATAACTACATCTATTCAAACAGAAACGAACAAGCTATTGAATATCTGAATTCAGCTATTCAGAAAGACCCGAACAATGCACAGCTGTATGATGTAATGGGCCGTGTATACGAAACAGGTGTAAAAGATTATGCAAAAGCTGAAGAATACTTCAAGAAAGCAGTAGAACTGGATGGTGAAAATCCGGATATCTTGGCTAACTTAGGTCGTGTATATTACAATCAGGGTGTAAATAAATTGGGTGAAGCTAACTCAATTACAGATACTCAGAAGTATCAGGAAGAATCAGCTAAAGCTAAAGCTTTGTTTGAACAGGCTATGCCATATTTCGAAAAGGCACACCAGATGAAACCTGAAGAAAGAGATTACATGACAGCTTTACGTGGTATCTACTATAACTTGAATATGGGTGATAAGTTTGATGCTATCGAAGCAGAAATGAACAAGTAA
- the glyA gene encoding serine hydroxymethyltransferase, with translation MKRDNIIFDIIEKEHQRQLKGIELIASENFVSDQVMQAMGSCLTNKYAEGYPGKRYYGGCEVVDQSETIAIERLKKLFHAEWVNVQPHSGAQANAAVLLAVLKPGDTFMGLNLAHGGHLSHGSSVNSSGILYHPVEYNVKEETGRVDYDQMEEVALREKPKLIIGGGSAYSREWDYKRMRQIADEVGALLMIDMAHPAGLIAAGLLNNPLEYAHIVTSTTHKTLRGPRGGIILLGKDFENPWGKKTPKGEIKKMSQLLDSAVFPGIQGGPLEHVIAAKAVAFGEALEPEYKDYQTQVKKNAATMAQAFIDKGYKIISGGTDNHSMLIDLRTKFPDLTGKVAEKALVAADITVNKNMVPFDSRSAFQTSGIRIGTPAITTRGAKEELMGEIVEMIDTVLAAPECDKTITAVREKVNSIMKEYPIFAW, from the coding sequence ATGAAAAGAGACAACATCATTTTTGACATCATTGAGAAAGAACATCAGCGCCAGCTGAAAGGTATTGAACTGATTGCTTCAGAGAATTTTGTAAGTGATCAAGTAATGCAGGCAATGGGTAGCTGCTTGACAAATAAGTATGCCGAAGGTTATCCCGGTAAGCGTTATTATGGCGGATGCGAGGTCGTTGACCAGAGCGAAACGATTGCGATCGAACGCCTGAAAAAATTATTCCATGCTGAATGGGTGAATGTACAGCCTCACTCAGGAGCTCAGGCCAATGCCGCTGTATTGTTGGCTGTTCTGAAGCCGGGTGATACTTTTATGGGCTTGAACCTGGCACACGGCGGACACCTTTCTCACGGCTCATCAGTAAACAGTTCTGGTATCTTGTATCATCCAGTTGAATATAATGTAAAAGAAGAAACCGGTCGTGTGGATTATGACCAGATGGAAGAAGTGGCTCTGCGCGAAAAACCGAAATTGATCATTGGTGGCGGTTCGGCATACTCACGTGAATGGGATTATAAGCGTATGCGTCAAATCGCCGACGAAGTAGGTGCTTTGCTGATGATTGATATGGCGCATCCGGCAGGTTTGATTGCGGCAGGTTTATTGAATAATCCGTTGGAATATGCTCATATCGTAACGTCTACCACTCACAAGACATTGCGTGGACCTCGCGGTGGTATCATCTTGCTGGGTAAAGACTTCGAAAATCCTTGGGGAAAGAAGACACCGAAGGGCGAAATCAAGAAAATGTCTCAGTTATTGGATTCTGCCGTATTCCCGGGCATTCAGGGAGGACCGCTGGAACATGTTATTGCTGCTAAGGCCGTAGCCTTCGGCGAAGCTTTGGAACCGGAATATAAAGACTACCAGACTCAGGTGAAGAAGAATGCCGCTACTATGGCACAAGCATTCATAGATAAAGGATATAAGATCATTTCGGGTGGTACCGATAACCACAGTATGTTGATCGATCTGCGTACGAAGTTCCCTGATCTGACCGGTAAAGTTGCTGAAAAAGCACTGGTAGCTGCCGACATTACAGTTAATAAGAACATGGTTCCGTTTGACAGCCGTTCTGCTTTCCAGACATCTGGTATCCGTATCGGTACGCCGGCTATTACGACTCGTGGTGCGAAGGAAGAACTGATGGGTGAAATCGTCGAGATGATTGATACTGTTTTAGCAGCACCTGAATGCGACAAGACGATCACAGCCGTTCGCGAAAAGGTAAACAGCATCATGAAAGAATATCCTATTTTTGCTTGGTAA
- a CDS encoding ATP-dependent Clp protease ATP-binding subunit: protein MKNKYSERLIDVIEYSREEAGRLQNTYIGPEHLMLGIIRDGSGKAYQLLEDFHVDPFTIKRLIEQEIKNTVDSDYSTQEITVSKTTERVLRMSDAEARNLHKDQTDTEHLLLAIVREEYNVAARILMDAGISYSSLFEKLREESEPDYIHTDREPNDEELMEIEDGYTDDDEEDEDDNFSRRDNPRSSSSGNTGSAPSKSPNDTPVLDNFGTDMTRAAAENRLDPIVGREKEIERLAQILSRRKKNNPVLIGEPGVGKSAIVEGLAMRIVQRKVSRILFDKRVISLDMASIVAGTKYRGQFEERIKAILNELSKNPNIILFIDEIHTIVGAGSAAGSMDAANMLKPALARGEIQCIGATTLDEYRKNIEKDGALERRFQKVIVDPTTAEETLQILNNIKDRYEEHHNVYYTPEALAACVKLTERYISDRNFPDKAIDALDEAGSRVHISNITVPKSIEELEAKIEETKNEKLAAVKSQNFELAASFRDKERQYLMDLESAKAKWEKEMQEHRETVDEDKVAEVVAMMSGVPVQRIAKAENVRLLEMADILKSKVVGQDDAVHKIVKAIQRNRVGLKDPNKPIGTFMFLGPTGVGKTHLAKKLAEYLFDSADALIRIDMSEYLEKFAVSRLIGAPPGYVGYEEGGQLTEKVRRKPYSVVLLDEIEKAHPDVFNLLLQVLDEGRLTDSLGRRIDFKNTILIMTSNIGTRQLKDFGRGVGFNTQMAGEVDKDFSRGVIHKALNKAFAPEFLNRIDDIIMFDQLDKEAIYKIIDIELKGLYKRVKDLGYSLEITDAAKDFVASKGYDVQFGARPLKRAIQKYLEDEMAELIIRSSVTEGDTMVVDFDTNEQKIITSVKKKSE, encoded by the coding sequence ATGAAAAATAAATATTCAGAAAGATTGATTGACGTGATTGAATACAGTCGTGAAGAAGCCGGCCGTTTACAGAATACGTATATCGGCCCCGAACACCTGATGCTGGGTATTATTCGCGATGGTTCAGGAAAAGCTTATCAATTGCTGGAGGATTTTCATGTCGATCCGTTTACAATCAAACGGCTGATCGAACAGGAAATCAAGAATACCGTCGATTCTGATTACTCTACCCAGGAAATTACCGTCAGCAAAACGACAGAACGTGTACTGCGGATGAGCGATGCTGAAGCACGTAATCTACACAAAGACCAAACAGATACCGAACATCTGCTGCTTGCCATTGTGCGCGAAGAATATAATGTAGCAGCCCGTATCCTGATGGATGCCGGTATTTCTTATTCTTCGCTTTTCGAGAAGTTGAGAGAAGAATCTGAACCCGATTACATACATACTGACCGTGAACCGAACGACGAAGAACTGATGGAAATCGAAGACGGATATACGGATGATGACGAAGAAGATGAAGATGATAACTTCTCTCGTCGTGACAATCCTCGCTCCTCTTCTTCTGGCAATACGGGTTCTGCTCCGTCGAAATCGCCCAATGATACGCCGGTATTGGATAACTTTGGAACAGATATGACTCGGGCTGCGGCCGAAAACCGTCTGGATCCGATCGTTGGCCGGGAAAAGGAAATCGAACGTCTGGCACAGATCCTGAGCCGCCGCAAGAAGAACAATCCGGTATTGATTGGAGAACCGGGCGTAGGTAAATCTGCCATCGTGGAAGGTTTGGCTATGCGTATCGTGCAACGGAAGGTTTCCCGCATTTTGTTTGACAAGCGGGTTATCAGCCTGGATATGGCGTCTATTGTGGCAGGTACGAAATACCGCGGACAATTTGAGGAACGTATCAAGGCTATTCTAAACGAGCTTTCCAAGAACCCGAATATCATTTTGTTTATCGATGAGATTCATACGATTGTCGGCGCCGGTTCGGCTGCCGGTTCGATGGATGCGGCCAATATGCTGAAACCGGCATTGGCAAGAGGCGAGATTCAGTGCATTGGTGCTACTACGTTGGATGAGTATCGTAAGAACATCGAGAAAGATGGAGCTCTGGAGCGTCGTTTCCAGAAGGTAATTGTAGATCCGACTACCGCAGAAGAGACGTTGCAGATTCTGAACAACATCAAAGACCGGTACGAAGAGCATCACAATGTTTATTATACACCGGAAGCGTTGGCGGCGTGTGTCAAATTGACGGAGCGTTATATTAGCGATCGGAATTTCCCGGATAAGGCCATCGACGCTTTAGACGAAGCCGGTTCGCGTGTGCATATCTCGAACATTACAGTGCCGAAAAGCATTGAAGAGCTGGAAGCCAAGATTGAAGAGACGAAGAATGAAAAGCTGGCTGCGGTGAAATCGCAGAACTTTGAGCTGGCTGCCAGTTTTCGGGATAAGGAAAGACAGTATCTGATGGACTTGGAGTCGGCCAAGGCCAAGTGGGAAAAAGAAATGCAGGAACATCGGGAAACGGTAGATGAAGACAAAGTGGCAGAAGTTGTTGCCATGATGTCTGGTGTACCGGTACAGCGAATTGCTAAAGCCGAAAATGTCCGTCTACTGGAAATGGCGGATATCTTGAAGAGCAAGGTAGTCGGACAAGATGATGCCGTGCATAAGATTGTGAAAGCTATTCAGCGTAACCGTGTCGGACTGAAGGATCCGAACAAGCCGATCGGTACGTTTATGTTCCTCGGACCGACGGGTGTTGGTAAAACACATCTGGCCAAGAAGCTGGCAGAATATCTGTTTGATTCGGCCGATGCGCTGATCCGTATTGATATGAGTGAATACTTGGAGAAGTTTGCCGTGTCACGTCTGATTGGAGCGCCTCCGGGATACGTTGGTTATGAAGAAGGCGGACAATTAACGGAAAAGGTTCGCCGGAAACCGTATTCGGTTGTCTTGCTCGACGAAATAGAGAAGGCACATCCGGACGTATTCAATCTGTTGTTGCAGGTACTCGACGAAGGACGTCTGACAGACAGTTTGGGTCGTCGGATTGATTTCAAGAATACGATCCTGATCATGACCTCCAATATCGGTACGCGCCAGTTGAAAGATTTCGGCCGTGGTGTCGGTTTCAATACACAAATGGCAGGCGAAGTGGACAAAGACTTCTCGAGAGGTGTAATCCATAAAGCCTTGAACAAAGCATTTGCGCCCGAATTCCTGAATCGTATTGATGATATCATCATGTTCGATCAGTTGGATAAAGAGGCCATTTACAAGATTATTGACATCGAACTGAAAGGCTTGTACAAACGTGTGAAAGATTTGGGTTATTCACTCGAGATTACTGATGCAGCCAAAGATTTTGTGGCCTCAAAAGGTTATGATGTACAGTTCGGCGCCCGTCCGCTGAAACGAGCTATCCAGAAATACCTGGAAGACGAGATGGCAGAACTGATCATCCGTTCATCGGTTACAGAAGGTGATACAATGGTAGTCGATTTTGATACAAACGAACAGAAAATTATAACATCTGTGAAGAAGAAATCCGAATAA
- a CDS encoding family 20 glycosylhydrolase, translated as MKKLLATFCAGMALCFLASCAEPQGEVKSYNQGINIIPTPQSLVQQDGFFRLNSHTAITAVSPEAKTIAEFFAAKMRTSTGLDIQVAEKGNILLSLDSSLDVPNDEGYSLEVSKDAVKVVAKTTQGLFYGMQSFLQLLPAEIESPSKVNGIAWQAPAVSIKDAPRFGYRGIMLDPCRHFMPVENVKKYIDVLSLFKINRIHWHLTDDQGWRIEIKKYPKLTEIGSKRIDGEGTEYGGYYTQEEIKDVVKYAADHFITVVPELELPGHEMAAIAAYPNLSCKGEPGTPRIIWGVEDIVMCPGKEDMFTFLQDVIDEMVPLFPSEYFHIGGDECPKTSWKNCPLCQKRIKAEGLKADGKHSAEEKLQSYVIQRMEKYLETKGKKIIGWDEILEGGLAPSATVMSWRGEEGGIAAALMDHTVIMTPGGNGMYLDAYQGDPKIEPVTIGGYTLLEKTYSYNPIPDTLAAMGKSDYILGVQGNTWSEYMYDEAKRDYMIFPRILAVAEIGWTNLDRKDYKDFERRIENAYVRLDGHAINYHIPLPEQPNGSCNFVAFTDKASLEFKTTRPIKMVYTLDGSEPTPASTAYTAPIEISKTTTLKIASVLPSGKMSPIRTIQVEKQSLAPAKEVAQTTPGLNMEVTDGMYLNVKELEAAKKETKKSVIKDLKEIRSVVETSESMRGVNQYAAVATGYVNIPEDGVYFISSDLEEVWIDGKLLVNNGGEVKRFSRHDNSVALAKGLHEIKAVFLGHIIGGWPSNWNDGSIKLRKSDAAEFTAITPEMLCH; from the coding sequence ATGAAGAAGCTTTTAGCAACATTTTGTGCCGGTATGGCCTTATGTTTTTTAGCTTCCTGTGCTGAACCCCAGGGCGAAGTGAAGTCGTACAACCAGGGAATCAACATCATCCCTACTCCACAGAGCCTAGTTCAGCAAGATGGATTCTTCCGTTTGAACAGCCATACGGCTATCACGGCAGTAAGTCCGGAAGCAAAGACAATTGCCGAATTCTTTGCGGCAAAGATGAGAACGTCAACCGGTCTGGACATTCAGGTGGCAGAAAAAGGTAATATCCTGTTGTCGTTAGATTCGTCTCTCGATGTGCCCAACGACGAGGGTTATTCATTGGAAGTATCGAAAGATGCCGTCAAGGTTGTAGCCAAAACGACGCAAGGTCTGTTCTATGGCATGCAGTCATTCCTGCAATTATTGCCGGCCGAGATTGAAAGCCCGTCGAAGGTAAACGGAATAGCCTGGCAAGCTCCTGCTGTCAGCATAAAAGATGCTCCTCGCTTCGGTTACCGTGGTATTATGCTGGACCCTTGCCGTCATTTCATGCCGGTTGAGAATGTCAAGAAATACATTGACGTCCTGTCGTTGTTCAAGATCAACCGTATCCACTGGCATTTGACAGACGACCAGGGTTGGCGTATTGAGATCAAGAAGTATCCGAAACTGACTGAGATCGGTTCGAAGCGTATCGACGGCGAAGGAACCGAATATGGTGGATATTATACGCAGGAAGAAATAAAGGATGTTGTGAAATATGCGGCCGACCATTTCATTACGGTCGTACCCGAACTGGAATTGCCGGGACATGAAATGGCAGCCATTGCGGCTTATCCGAATTTGTCTTGTAAAGGTGAGCCGGGAACTCCGCGTATCATCTGGGGTGTTGAAGATATCGTAATGTGTCCGGGCAAGGAAGACATGTTTACTTTCCTGCAGGATGTGATCGATGAAATGGTTCCTCTTTTCCCAAGTGAATATTTCCATATCGGAGGAGATGAATGTCCGAAGACCAGCTGGAAGAACTGTCCGCTCTGTCAGAAACGTATCAAAGCGGAAGGACTGAAAGCTGACGGAAAACACTCGGCAGAAGAAAAACTGCAGAGCTATGTCATCCAGCGTATGGAAAAATACCTGGAGACTAAAGGGAAAAAGATTATCGGTTGGGATGAAATCCTGGAAGGCGGTCTGGCTCCTTCGGCAACAGTGATGTCATGGCGTGGTGAAGAAGGAGGTATTGCTGCCGCTTTGATGGATCATACCGTTATCATGACTCCGGGTGGAAACGGCATGTACCTGGATGCTTACCAGGGCGATCCGAAGATTGAACCGGTGACGATTGGCGGTTATACGTTGTTGGAAAAGACATACAGCTATAATCCGATACCGGATACATTGGCTGCGATGGGAAAAAGCGATTATATTTTGGGTGTTCAGGGAAATACATGGTCTGAATACATGTATGATGAAGCCAAACGTGATTATATGATTTTCCCACGTATTCTGGCCGTTGCTGAAATCGGTTGGACGAACTTGGACCGGAAAGATTATAAGGACTTCGAACGTCGTATCGAAAACGCTTACGTCCGTCTGGATGGTCATGCGATCAACTACCATATTCCGCTGCCTGAACAGCCGAACGGTTCATGCAACTTCGTCGCATTTACCGACAAGGCTTCGCTGGAATTCAAGACAACCCGCCCGATCAAGATGGTTTATACCTTGGATGGCAGCGAACCGACTCCGGCTTCAACAGCCTACACGGCTCCGATTGAAATCAGCAAAACTACAACCTTGAAGATTGCTTCGGTATTGCCTTCAGGCAAAATGAGTCCGATCCGTACGATTCAGGTAGAAAAGCAGTCGCTGGCTCCTGCCAAGGAAGTCGCTCAAACGACTCCGGGCCTGAATATGGAAGTAACAGATGGCATGTATCTGAATGTAAAGGAACTGGAAGCAGCCAAGAAGGAAACGAAGAAATCGGTTATCAAAGACCTGAAGGAAATCCGTTCGGTGGTTGAAACATCTGAATCGATGCGTGGAGTTAACCAATATGCTGCCGTAGCAACAGGTTATGTAAATATTCCGGAAGATGGTGTTTATTTCATTTCATCTGATTTGGAAGAAGTCTGGATCGACGGCAAGTTGTTGGTTAACAATGGCGGTGAAGTAAAACGCTTCTCCCGTCATGACAATTCAGTTGCTTTGGCAAAGGGATTACATGAAATCAAAGCGGTGTTCTTAGGTCATATCATCGGTGGCTGGCCATCTAACTGGAACGACGGAAGCATCAAGCTCCGCAAGTCGGATGCCGCTGAATTTACAGCGATCACTCCAGAAATGTTATGCCATTGA
- the gyrA gene encoding DNA gyrase subunit A: MVDQDRIIKINIEEEMKSAYIDYSMSVIVSRALPDVRDGFKPVHRRILYGMNMIGNTSDKKHLKSARIVGEVLGKYHPHGDSSVYGALVRMAQWWSMRYTLVDGQGNFGSMDNDSPAAMRYTEARLSKLAEEMLRDIDKDTVDFQLNFDDSLKEPTVLPTRIPNLLVNGASGIAVGMATNMPTHNLSEVLDGCMAYIDSRGEIDIEGLMQYIKAPDFPTGATIYGYDGVKEAFMTGRGRIVLRGKAEIEVENNHEQIIITEIPYQVIKSDLVKSIADLVNEKRIDGISDVTDESSRAGLRIVVDVKRDANAQVVLNKLYKMTALQSSFSVNNIALVNGRPRLLNLKDLIKAFVDHRHEVVIRRTRYDLAKAEERAHILEGLIIASDNIDEVIAIIKSSTSPQEAIERLMERFSLSDRQARAIVEMRLRQLTGLEQDKLRAEYEELEKQIAYLKEILENDDLCMKIIKDELQEIKDKYGDERKTDIIYASEDLNPEDFYADDEMIITISHMGYIKRTPLADFKAQGRGGIGVKGSETRDEDFIEYIYPASMHATMMFFTSKGRCFWLPVYQIPEGTKNAKGRAIQNLLNIEPDDKVQAFIRVKKLTTDTEFVNSHYLLFCTKKGIIKKTCLEAYSRPRQNGVNAITLREDDGLIQVCMTNGDREVLIANRNGRAIRFHESAVREMGRTASGVRGMTLDDDGMDEVVGMVCIKDKEKETTLVVSEQGYGKRSHIDDYRITNRGGKGVKTLNITEKTGKLVAFLNVTDENDLMIINKSGITIRTKVSDLSIIGRATQGVRLINLGKRNDEIASVCKVLTDSEEQAAAEKASGEAKDQSQAEMNNENIIQPREDNSSEE; the protein is encoded by the coding sequence ATGGTTGATCAAGACAGAATTATAAAGATTAACATTGAGGAAGAAATGAAATCGGCCTACATAGATTATTCTATGTCGGTCATTGTATCTCGTGCTCTTCCTGATGTACGTGATGGTTTCAAGCCTGTTCATCGCCGTATATTATATGGTATGAACATGATTGGAAACACATCCGATAAAAAACATCTGAAATCTGCAAGAATTGTTGGTGAAGTTTTAGGTAAATACCATCCGCATGGCGACAGTTCCGTTTACGGAGCTCTGGTTCGTATGGCTCAATGGTGGTCTATGCGATATACTTTGGTCGACGGCCAGGGAAACTTCGGTTCAATGGATAATGATAGTCCGGCTGCCATGCGTTATACAGAAGCACGCCTTAGCAAACTGGCTGAAGAAATGCTTCGAGATATAGATAAAGATACAGTTGATTTTCAGTTGAACTTTGATGATTCATTGAAGGAACCGACTGTATTGCCTACCCGTATTCCGAATCTGCTGGTAAACGGAGCTTCGGGTATTGCCGTAGGTATGGCAACCAATATGCCGACACACAATTTGTCTGAAGTACTTGACGGTTGTATGGCTTACATCGATTCTCGTGGAGAAATTGATATAGAGGGCTTGATGCAATACATTAAAGCTCCGGATTTCCCGACAGGAGCCACTATTTACGGTTACGACGGAGTAAAGGAAGCCTTCATGACCGGACGTGGCCGTATCGTACTGCGGGGTAAAGCGGAGATTGAAGTAGAGAATAATCACGAACAGATCATCATTACAGAAATACCTTATCAGGTTATCAAATCAGACCTGGTAAAAAGTATTGCCGATCTGGTCAACGAAAAACGTATTGACGGTATTTCGGATGTGACGGACGAATCAAGCCGTGCCGGTCTGCGTATCGTTGTAGATGTAAAACGCGATGCCAATGCCCAGGTCGTTCTGAACAAACTATATAAAATGACTGCTCTGCAGTCTTCTTTCAGTGTTAATAACATTGCCCTGGTCAATGGACGTCCGCGTCTGTTGAACCTGAAAGATCTGATCAAGGCGTTTGTTGACCATCGTCATGAAGTCGTAATTCGTCGTACACGGTATGATCTGGCAAAAGCCGAAGAGCGTGCCCATATCCTGGAAGGGTTGATTATTGCTTCCGACAATATTGATGAAGTAATTGCCATCATCAAATCGTCGACAAGTCCGCAGGAAGCGATTGAACGATTAATGGAACGCTTCTCTTTGTCTGACCGTCAGGCTAGAGCCATTGTTGAAATGCGTTTACGCCAGCTGACAGGACTAGAACAAGACAAACTGCGTGCAGAATACGAAGAATTGGAAAAACAAATTGCCTACTTGAAAGAGATCCTCGAGAATGATGACCTTTGTATGAAGATTATCAAAGACGAATTGCAGGAAATCAAAGACAAGTATGGAGATGAACGTAAGACAGACATCATCTATGCTTCGGAAGATCTGAATCCGGAAGATTTCTATGCAGATGATGAGATGATCATTACCATCTCTCATATGGGCTATATCAAGCGGACCCCGCTGGCCGACTTCAAGGCTCAGGGACGAGGTGGCATAGGAGTGAAGGGATCAGAAACACGTGATGAAGACTTTATCGAATATATTTATCCGGCATCTATGCATGCGACGATGATGTTCTTCACCTCGAAGGGCCGTTGTTTCTGGCTGCCGGTATATCAGATTCCGGAAGGAACAAAGAATGCCAAGGGCCGCGCTATCCAGAATCTGTTGAACATTGAACCAGATGATAAGGTACAGGCCTTTATCCGGGTTAAGAAACTGACTACCGACACCGAGTTCGTCAATTCTCATTATCTGTTGTTCTGTACCAAGAAAGGTATCATCAAAAAGACTTGCTTGGAAGCCTATTCGCGTCCACGTCAGAATGGTGTTAATGCTATTACCTTGCGTGAAGATGACGGCTTGATTCAGGTTTGTATGACAAATGGAGATCGGGAAGTCTTGATTGCCAACAGAAATGGTCGTGCTATCCGCTTCCATGAAAGTGCTGTCCGGGAAATGGGACGTACAGCATCAGGTGTTCGAGGCATGACTCTCGACGACGATGGTATGGATGAAGTAGTCGGCATGGTTTGCATCAAAGACAAAGAAAAAGAAACGACATTGGTTGTTTCCGAACAAGGTTACGGCAAACGTTCACATATTGATGACTACCGAATCACAAATCGAGGAGGAAAAGGTGTAAAAACTTTGAATATTACAGAGAAAACCGGTAAATTAGTGGCCTTCTTGAACGTGACGGATGAGAATGATCTGATGATTATAAATAAGTCAGGTATTACGATTCGTACCAAAGTATCTGATTTGAGTATTATTGGTCGTGCAACGCAGGGAGTACGTCTGATCAATTTAGGAAAACGAAATGATGAAATCGCTTCTGTATGCAAGGTATTGACTGATTCGGAAGAACAGGCAGCTGCTGAAAAAGCGAGCGGAGAGGCAAAAGATCAGTCACAGGCTGAAATGAATAATGAAAATATAATTCAGCCAAGAGAAGACAATTCATCCGAAGAATAA